A single genomic interval of Thermosinus carboxydivorans Nor1 harbors:
- a CDS encoding HlyD family efflux transporter periplasmic adaptor subunit — MFRRKTAILLLTLVMVAVIGAWSASAGALVDQRSVLSGHVLSVVTPGTAVQEGTVLVVVGTITGPVPAVRATVDGVVKEVMISPGDIIRQGDTVVRIEPSRK; from the coding sequence ATGTTCCGCCGAAAAACCGCCATCCTGTTGCTGACATTGGTAATGGTTGCCGTGATTGGCGCCTGGTCGGCGTCAGCCGGGGCGCTCGTCGACCAGCGCAGCGTCCTGTCGGGTCATGTACTGAGCGTTGTCACGCCTGGCACGGCTGTGCAGGAAGGTACGGTGCTGGTTGTGGTTGGCACGATTACCGGCCCGGTACCGGCCGTGCGTGCCACCGTGGACGGCGTGGTCAAAGAAGTAATGATAAGCCCTGGAGACATTATCCGTCAGGGGGATACGGTGGTGCGGATTGAACCGTCCCGCAAGTAG
- a CDS encoding flagellar basal body L-ring protein FlgH, with protein sequence MGYKAVIILLTAVLMLTVPAEPAAAASLWTDTGPAASMYADRKAHAVGDIITIIISESSSASRTGKAENTKSGKTDLQAGTGIFRWLADASAGYSDSFKTQGTIANSNNVSAKLTVQVVEVKPNGNMVVSGTQSIKQNGEEQRITITGVVRPDDVRADNTVLSTYVADAQIRIDGQGPLARKQRQGVLSQILNILL encoded by the coding sequence ATGGGCTACAAAGCCGTTATTATTCTCCTCACTGCCGTCTTAATGTTGACGGTACCGGCGGAGCCGGCCGCGGCCGCTTCGCTGTGGACCGACACCGGTCCGGCGGCCAGCATGTATGCCGACCGGAAAGCTCATGCCGTCGGCGATATCATCACGATTATTATTAGCGAGAGTTCGAGCGCCAGCCGCACCGGCAAGGCGGAAAACACCAAGTCAGGCAAAACCGACCTGCAGGCCGGCACCGGTATTTTCCGCTGGCTGGCGGACGCTAGTGCCGGCTATTCCGATAGCTTCAAAACCCAGGGGACAATTGCCAACAGCAATAATGTATCGGCCAAGCTGACCGTGCAGGTGGTGGAAGTAAAACCAAACGGCAATATGGTCGTGTCCGGGACGCAAAGTATTAAACAAAACGGCGAGGAGCAGCGGATTACCATCACCGGCGTGGTGCGGCCCGATGATGTGCGGGCCGATAATACCGTCCTGTCGACCTATGTTGCCGATGCCCAAATCCGCATCGACGGCCAGGGGCCGCTGGCCCGCAAACAGCGTCAGGGCGTCCTCAGCCAAATCTTGAACATTCTGTTGTAA
- a CDS encoding rod-binding protein, translating to MRSDSIGGAPRAFRDKALKAGGASPAAKQKQAMITDRDDQKLRQACRDMEAVFLNLLLSRMRSTVPQSGLVDTSQEEIMRSLLDRELTSTMAQAGGIGLADMLYRQLTSENREKSQAPR from the coding sequence ATGCGAAGCGATTCCATTGGCGGCGCCCCACGCGCCTTTCGGGACAAAGCGCTAAAGGCAGGGGGCGCCAGCCCTGCCGCAAAACAAAAGCAGGCTATGATCACGGACCGCGACGACCAAAAACTGCGCCAGGCCTGCCGGGACATGGAGGCTGTGTTCTTGAACCTGCTGCTGAGCCGGATGCGCAGCACGGTCCCTCAATCGGGACTGGTGGATACGTCCCAAGAAGAAATAATGCGCTCCCTGCTCGACCGGGAGCTGACAAGCACGATGGCGCAGGCGGGCGGCATCGGTCTGGCCGATATGCTTTACCGCCAGCTTACTAGTGAAAACAGGGAAAAAAGCCAGGCTCCGCGTTAG
- a CDS encoding phosphodiester glycosidase family protein — protein MNKRRITAITLAFLLLWASLAWAAAPATAPTGAPAAESAAAPAAVVSKVRSSQAADKVRIVLDMTAVPAYKVRLLDEPLRLVVDLEGAVNKSDLTELKFNDPLVGAARLAQAEPGKLRLTIDLKQAVIYNVFSLKAPNRLVIDLVKVYEQKVTQEVMPGLTYTSWLSGRPYGPVSAHILTIDLKQGFVLKPVLANGVVQGLDTVSAMARACRAVAAVNGSYFAPTGEILGLLKLDGEIVSTPPLARTAMGIMPDGKIIMDQVTYQGYVQLPSGDRLSLDGVNRERGVDEIILYSSRYGVTTGTNIYGIEYVIAGDEVKAVKTNDSVIPADGFVLSAHGRQAQALAGLKVGDKVKIHQSLGPVWDKTVHALGAGPMLLKNGSIYLTTKIEEFGSDVAGGRAPRTALGLTKDGRVLLVVVDGRQPTSAGMTLLELALFLQELGAVDAMNLDGGGSSEMVINDKVVNKPSDGRERKVGSALAVISARLAI, from the coding sequence TTGAACAAACGCCGCATTACTGCAATCACACTTGCCTTCCTGCTGCTCTGGGCTTCACTGGCCTGGGCCGCCGCGCCGGCCACCGCCCCGACCGGTGCTCCGGCTGCCGAGTCAGCAGCTGCGCCGGCGGCAGTTGTCAGCAAGGTCCGTTCCAGCCAGGCGGCCGATAAGGTGCGCATTGTTTTGGATATGACTGCAGTTCCGGCCTATAAGGTAAGGCTGCTCGACGAGCCGCTGCGGCTGGTCGTTGATCTGGAAGGCGCGGTAAACAAAAGCGACCTGACCGAGCTCAAATTTAACGACCCGCTGGTGGGCGCCGCGCGATTGGCTCAAGCCGAACCAGGCAAACTGCGGCTGACGATCGACCTCAAGCAGGCCGTAATTTATAATGTATTTTCCCTCAAGGCGCCCAACCGGCTGGTTATCGACCTAGTGAAAGTATATGAACAGAAAGTCACCCAGGAAGTGATGCCGGGGCTTACTTATACGTCGTGGCTGAGCGGACGGCCGTACGGCCCGGTGTCGGCCCATATTTTAACCATTGACCTCAAACAGGGCTTTGTCTTAAAACCGGTTCTGGCCAACGGTGTGGTGCAGGGCCTGGACACCGTTTCCGCCATGGCCCGCGCTTGTCGGGCGGTAGCAGCCGTCAACGGCTCTTACTTCGCCCCGACGGGGGAAATTTTGGGCCTGCTCAAGCTGGACGGCGAAATTGTCAGCACCCCGCCGCTGGCGCGCACCGCCATGGGCATCATGCCTGACGGGAAAATAATTATGGACCAGGTAACTTACCAGGGCTATGTACAGCTGCCGAGCGGTGACCGGCTCAGCTTGGACGGCGTCAACCGCGAACGCGGCGTCGATGAGATTATCTTATACAGCAGCCGCTACGGCGTGACGACCGGCACTAATATTTACGGGATTGAATATGTAATTGCCGGTGATGAGGTCAAGGCCGTAAAGACCAATGACAGCGTTATCCCCGCCGACGGCTTCGTCCTGTCGGCTCACGGCCGGCAGGCGCAGGCCCTGGCGGGCCTAAAGGTAGGGGATAAAGTTAAAATCCACCAGTCGCTCGGACCGGTATGGGACAAGACGGTACATGCCCTGGGGGCCGGGCCGATGCTGCTAAAAAACGGCAGTATTTATCTTACCACCAAAATTGAGGAGTTTGGCAGCGATGTCGCCGGCGGGCGGGCGCCGCGCACCGCCCTTGGTTTGACCAAGGACGGGCGGGTACTGCTGGTGGTGGTGGACGGCCGCCAGCCAACCAGCGCTGGCATGACCCTGTTGGAACTGGCGCTGTTTTTACAGGAACTCGGGGCGGTGGATGCCATGAATTTGGATGGCGGCGGTTCCAGTGAGATGGTAATTAATGACAAAGTGGTCAATAAACCCTCTGACGGCCGGGAGCGCAAGGTGGGCAGTGCCTTGGCGGTAATTTCGGCAAGGCTTGCTATTTAA
- a CDS encoding flagellar basal body P-ring protein FlgI: MRKALVLLSVLCLLAVSIVPAGALAAGVRIKDVAKVQGVRSNQLVGYGLVVGLAGTGDSTKNMATMQSIANMLRTFGVTVTPAQLQAKNVAAVMVTAVLPPFVKPGDTIDITVSSLGDAKSLQGGTLLQAPLRAANGLVYAVAQGPLSIGGYAAGSGGASQQKNFPTVGTIPGGAIVERDVPVEFTAGGQIALALSQPDFTTASRIAEAIAGRFGPIAVARDPGTVTVSIPDYYRGDIVGFIAAIEELTIVPDTAAKVIINERTGTVVMGGQVTIDEVAVAQGGLSVRITRDKAVSQPPPLSGGSTVVTDKTTLQVDEAKASVVTLPPAASVSDVVAALNAIGATPRDIIAILQAIKAAGALHADLQII, encoded by the coding sequence ATGCGCAAAGCGTTAGTCTTGCTGAGCGTTCTCTGTCTGTTGGCGGTTAGTATTGTCCCGGCCGGGGCGCTGGCCGCCGGCGTGCGCATCAAAGATGTAGCCAAGGTCCAGGGGGTGCGCAGCAACCAGCTGGTGGGCTACGGCCTGGTCGTCGGCCTGGCCGGTACGGGCGACTCGACGAAAAATATGGCGACAATGCAGTCGATCGCCAATATGCTCAGGACCTTTGGCGTGACGGTTACGCCGGCCCAGCTCCAGGCGAAAAACGTGGCGGCCGTCATGGTGACTGCCGTCTTGCCGCCGTTCGTCAAGCCCGGCGATACCATCGACATTACCGTGTCTTCCCTTGGCGACGCCAAGAGCCTGCAGGGAGGCACGCTGCTGCAGGCGCCGCTGCGGGCGGCCAATGGCCTGGTTTACGCCGTTGCTCAGGGGCCGCTGTCGATTGGTGGGTATGCGGCCGGCAGCGGCGGGGCGAGCCAGCAGAAAAACTTCCCTACCGTGGGCACTATTCCGGGGGGCGCGATCGTAGAACGGGACGTGCCGGTCGAATTTACGGCCGGCGGCCAGATCGCGTTGGCGCTTAGCCAGCCTGATTTTACCACGGCCAGCCGAATTGCCGAGGCGATTGCCGGCCGCTTTGGCCCCATTGCCGTTGCCCGCGATCCCGGTACCGTGACGGTCAGCATACCCGATTATTATCGCGGCGATATCGTTGGCTTTATTGCCGCAATCGAGGAACTGACGATTGTCCCGGATACGGCTGCCAAGGTAATAATTAACGAGCGGACCGGCACGGTTGTCATGGGCGGCCAAGTGACAATCGACGAGGTGGCGGTAGCCCAGGGTGGTCTGAGCGTGCGGATTACGCGGGACAAAGCGGTTTCTCAGCCGCCGCCGCTATCCGGTGGCAGCACCGTCGTCACCGACAAGACAACCCTGCAGGTTGATGAGGCCAAAGCCAGTGTGGTAACGCTGCCGCCGGCGGCCAGCGTCAGCGATGTCGTCGCCGCTCTCAATGCCATTGGTGCCACGCCGCGGGACATTATCGCCATTCTTCAGGCAATCAAGGCAGCCGGCGCCCTGCACGCCGACCTGCAAATCATATAG